From Podospora bellae-mahoneyi strain CBS 112042 chromosome 5, whole genome shotgun sequence:
GGTGGACGGCTTCAATTGCAAGACGCCGGATTGATCACTCTCCGACACTGCTTTGCTTCGCTGCTCGCGAAAATCCTCTCCAGACTGTCTCCACACTTGGCGGGACTGCAACTCGTGGGGCTGCATTTTCACCATGCCTGCCAAACCTGTTGTCTTTGTAGCAACCGATTCCTCCGGCCTGCCCGTCAAGAGGAAACAGGCGCATCAGGCTTGCGACACCTgcaggaaaagaaaggtGTGTCCTGCCAGTAATCTCTCCTTACTTCTTCTTCCGGTAATCCGAAGGCTCCGCCGCCGTTCCCTACAGCACATTCGACCATTCTTTGACAGGTTCAACGCAACATGGTAGACCATGGTAGACAGCTTGATGCAAAAATGAAGAGAACATTGCACCAGGGATTATCGGCCTTCAGGCATGCATTGAATTGGCCTTTACGTCTGCTTGGTAAAGACAAGAGCTTTCTCTGGATATTTCATGGCATACTCTTGGTTATCTACGGTGGCTAACTTTTCCAGAAACGTTGCGGGCATCTTCCAGGGAATCAATCAGTCGAAGACTCCAGTATCATAGATATCGAAAGTCCCAGGCCGTCGCCAAGTTTACGGCCTCAGAATCCAACTCCGCCTCACGCCACCCAACGCTCAAGCTCAAAACCCCAAGACCCTCCTGACGCGGATGTGTCTGACGCAGCCGCCGAACTTCTTCTTCGCTTCTTTTCACACGCCCGCGAGAAACCAGGACGCAGCGACTCCAGTCATGACGCGTCACAGAGAAAACAGCCGCCTATCGATTCAGCCCCAAGATTCCTCGGGGACCTGAACCCGGAAGGAATTCTAGCCGAAGCCACAATGACCACTTGGCCGGGGCCTTCCAACTCATCTGGTACAGCCTCCAAGATCACAGACGTTGAGAGGGATAATCGCCCTGGTGTCTCTATCCCGCCGTGGGCTGTGTCATCACCAGCAGGTGAAgcgacaacaacctcaaaaTCACCGGAAGCCACGCGGGACCCCGGTGATGAAGACCAGCCGACAGGGTTCTTCTCATTCCGTGTAGACGGGTCGTGGCTCAAGGTGCCAGTACGAGATGCAACGACTATCAAACTCATCAAAGAGCTCCTTGGAAGCACCACGGAAATTGCCCCAGCAGTCTTGCCTACAGAATCTGAATGGCTGTTCATGAGGGACATGTACCTTCGAAAGATCCAACCAATATTTCCAATCCTCGACAGAGAGACCCTTGTTGATCTTCCCCAAGACAAAAACGTACGCGAAGCCATCCAAGCCGCAGTTTGCCTAGCCATCTCGACCGATCCGGAGGTCAGCGGACGCTTGACATTGGGATGTAGGAGTCAAGATGGCAAAGGCTGGGTGCGAGAATCCGTGGACTATGAAGACTACTCACAAGCTTTGGCGAGCTTCATAAACACCCGCATCAGGAGCCGGGAGCTTCCACTGCTTTACAACCTTCAGGTCATGGGGATTACTTGTCTGTACTGGCAACCAGAGGAGGTCAACGAGCGGTCTGCTCCGCTGAATCTTTTTGGGAATCTGGTGAGCATTGCTGCCTCGCACGGTGTTCATCTGGAGCTTCAAGGAAAAGGCCATCTAGCCGATCAGAGATATCCTCCGGGGACTGGGAAGCGGCTGTTTAAGTGCATTTATGCTTTGGACCGATTACTTGCTGCCTT
This genomic window contains:
- a CDS encoding hypothetical protein (COG:L; EggNog:ENOG503NZH7) — encoded protein: MPAKPVVFVATDSSGLPVKRKQAHQACDTCRKRKKRCGHLPGNQSVEDSSIIDIESPRPSPSLRPQNPTPPHATQRSSSKPQDPPDADVSDAAAELLLRFFSHAREKPGRSDSSHDASQRKQPPIDSAPRFLGDLNPEGILAEATMTTWPGPSNSSGTASKITDVERDNRPGVSIPPWAVSSPAGEATTTSKSPEATRDPGDEDQPTGFFSFRVDGSWLKVPVRDATTIKLIKELLGSTTEIAPAVLPTESEWLFMRDMYLRKIQPIFPILDRETLVDLPQDKNVREAIQAAVCLAISTDPEVSGRLTLGCRSQDGKGWVRESVDYEDYSQALASFINTRIRSRELPLLYNLQVMGITCLYWQPEEVNERSAPLNLFGNLVSIAASHGVHLELQGKGHLADQRYPPGTGKRLFKCIYALDRLLAAFSGRPVMFHNEDLMDRPKADPDDPPSFRLFMSLIHVLDQVIEMYRPRPTVTYIDIPVYEQMALDVGAQCEPEIILTTLEVLYHAIGVLSVRMTRERFATPPETDNGNTTPVSYQHLPPSSVNARRSHSSDRILDVISAYKLSPFPFVPYALSLSLSVAYRKWKFSKLPMFRTRGKAEFLKVAAAIRQLSPIWANARLSSELGNAVVRNLERSEALLRERAKAKGGVCAPSKPKAINDSGSAFNIELHSRARWLIEKPDEDARQDSTNPPSPRARLQPGLVAGACEPLSPLSTLANTSQGRPDTAMAAGSYHIPDTSGVGHTNVNLFGSMGGDQMESSSGEFMAMNDSLIFDSWDPTFAQMIDYSFASNLDPGNPFGSCEYMGFI